From a region of the Thermosulfurimonas sp. F29 genome:
- a CDS encoding TrmH family RNA methyltransferase — MKKKARFYRCRACGLRFPDLAPREGCPSCGGSLELVAERHLREDALGPSRGVVEPPCVAILENIRSAWNVGSMFRTAEAAGFARLYLCGITPAGDHPGVAKTALGAESVVPWTHHPDALAVVKNLKLEGFRVLILETEEAVDWHPELPPPEGPLAVVVGNELTGVDPGVLEACDLTLRLPMRGGKRSLNVAVAFGVVALWLSARRATPR, encoded by the coding sequence ATGAAGAAAAAGGCCCGTTTCTACCGGTGCAGGGCCTGCGGATTGCGCTTTCCGGATCTGGCCCCGCGGGAGGGGTGTCCCTCCTGCGGAGGGAGTCTGGAACTCGTGGCCGAGCGGCACCTTCGGGAGGACGCCCTCGGGCCTTCGCGGGGAGTGGTGGAGCCCCCCTGCGTGGCGATCCTGGAAAACATCCGCAGTGCCTGGAATGTGGGATCCATGTTCCGCACCGCCGAGGCCGCGGGTTTTGCCCGTCTTTATCTCTGCGGTATCACCCCTGCCGGGGACCATCCGGGGGTGGCCAAGACCGCTCTCGGGGCCGAGAGCGTGGTCCCCTGGACGCATCATCCCGACGCCCTGGCGGTGGTGAAGAACCTGAAACTGGAGGGCTTCAGGGTGCTCATCCTGGAGACCGAGGAAGCCGTGGACTGGCACCCGGAGCTCCCCCCGCCGGAAGGCCCCCTGGCCGTGGTGGTGGGAAACGAACTGACCGGGGTGGATCCTGGGGTGCTTGAGGCCTGTGACCTCACGCTGCGGCTTCCCATGAGGGGAGGTAAACGCTCGCTCAATGTCGCCGTGGCCTTCGGGGTGGTGGCCCTGTGGCTGTCGGCCCGGAGAGCTACTCCACGGTGA
- the glmS gene encoding glutamine--fructose-6-phosphate transaminase (isomerizing), which translates to MCGIIGYLGKRPVKSVLLEGLRRLEYRGYDSAGVVFFEGERLFLHRVKGKILDLDESLARLEVRGEAPGLGHTRWATHGEPSETNAHPHLDCAGEVAVVHNGIIENHQALKRELLARGHRFVSETDTEVIAHLVEEALSETGNLPEAVRRALLRLRGAYAVGIIWRRDPGRIVCARNQSPLVLGLGEEEVFLASDVPALLPWTRRVVFLEDGDLAVLTAGGISVFRLDGSPVERSVQEITWDASRAEKGGFPHFMLKEIYEQPEAIRDTLRGRLDPESGEVHLDDAELSPDFFKDTEKIFIVACGTSYHAGLVGKYLLERWAGVPVEVDLASEFRYRSPLVNERTLTIVISQSGETADTLAGLRLARELSSRVLGIVNVLGSTIAREADRVIYTHAGPEIGVASTKAFTSQLTVLLLLTLYLGRLRGRLSPEEARRLAGELYEIPGRIQNLIEEVHPQLRDLSEKYFRRENFLYLGRNILFPVALEGALKLKEISYIHAEGYAAGEMKHGPIALIEETVPTVALAPREAGLVYEKMLSNIEEVRSRRGPVLAFGTRGDQALAEKVSDFVGLPPVSWEFSPLVYTVPLQLFAYEMAVRRGCDVDQPRNLAKSVTVE; encoded by the coding sequence GTGTGCGGAATCATCGGTTACCTGGGAAAAAGACCGGTAAAAAGCGTGCTGCTCGAGGGGCTCAGGCGGCTTGAGTATCGGGGTTACGACTCGGCCGGAGTGGTCTTTTTCGAGGGGGAGAGGCTCTTTCTGCACCGGGTTAAGGGAAAGATCCTGGATCTCGACGAGAGTCTGGCCCGGCTTGAGGTGCGGGGTGAGGCCCCCGGACTGGGACACACCCGGTGGGCCACCCACGGAGAACCCTCCGAGACCAACGCCCATCCCCATCTGGACTGCGCCGGCGAGGTGGCGGTGGTGCACAACGGCATCATCGAAAACCATCAGGCCCTTAAGCGGGAGCTTTTGGCCCGGGGGCATCGGTTCGTTTCCGAGACCGACACCGAGGTGATTGCCCATCTGGTGGAGGAGGCCCTCTCCGAGACTGGGAACCTTCCCGAGGCGGTACGGCGGGCCCTTCTCCGGCTCCGGGGAGCCTACGCCGTGGGCATCATCTGGCGCCGTGATCCGGGGCGAATCGTGTGCGCCCGCAACCAGAGCCCCCTGGTGCTGGGACTGGGGGAGGAGGAGGTCTTTCTGGCCTCGGATGTGCCGGCGCTCCTGCCCTGGACCCGAAGGGTCGTCTTCCTCGAGGACGGAGACCTCGCCGTGCTCACTGCCGGCGGGATCAGCGTGTTCCGCCTGGACGGTTCCCCGGTGGAGCGTTCCGTTCAGGAAATCACCTGGGACGCCTCCCGGGCCGAAAAAGGAGGCTTTCCCCACTTCATGCTCAAGGAGATCTACGAGCAACCCGAGGCCATCCGCGACACCCTGAGGGGGCGTCTCGATCCCGAAAGCGGAGAGGTCCATCTGGACGACGCGGAGCTTTCTCCGGATTTCTTCAAGGACACGGAAAAGATCTTCATCGTGGCCTGCGGCACCTCCTACCACGCCGGTCTGGTGGGAAAGTATCTTCTGGAGAGGTGGGCGGGGGTGCCCGTGGAGGTGGATCTGGCCTCGGAGTTCCGCTATCGGTCCCCTCTGGTGAACGAACGCACCCTCACCATCGTGATCTCCCAGTCCGGGGAGACGGCGGACACCCTGGCGGGACTTCGCCTGGCCCGGGAGCTTTCCTCCCGGGTGCTCGGCATCGTCAATGTGCTGGGGAGCACCATCGCCCGGGAGGCCGACCGGGTGATCTACACCCACGCCGGCCCGGAAATCGGCGTGGCCTCCACCAAGGCCTTCACCTCCCAGCTCACCGTGTTGCTTCTCCTGACCCTTTATCTGGGACGCCTGCGGGGAAGGCTCTCCCCGGAGGAGGCCCGGCGCCTTGCGGGAGAGCTTTACGAGATCCCCGGCCGCATCCAGAACCTCATCGAGGAAGTCCATCCGCAGTTACGGGATCTCTCGGAAAAGTACTTTCGCCGGGAAAACTTCCTCTACCTGGGCCGGAACATCCTCTTTCCGGTGGCTCTGGAGGGGGCCCTCAAGCTTAAAGAGATCTCTTACATCCACGCGGAGGGCTACGCCGCTGGCGAGATGAAACACGGCCCCATCGCTCTCATTGAGGAAACGGTGCCCACCGTGGCGCTGGCCCCGCGGGAGGCCGGCCTCGTTTACGAGAAAATGCTTTCCAACATCGAGGAGGTGCGTTCCCGGAGGGGCCCGGTGCTGGCCTTCGGCACCCGGGGAGATCAGGCGCTGGCGGAAAAGGTCTCGGACTTCGTAGGGCTCCCCCCGGTCTCCTGGGAGTTTTCCCCCCTGGTCTACACGGTGCCCCTTCAGCTCTTCGCCTACGAGATGGCCGTGCGACGGGGTTGTGATGTGGATCAGCCACGAAATCTCGCCAAAAGCGTCACCGTGGAGTAG
- a CDS encoding HNH endonuclease, with product MPEEWIRREREKARRLRKTRWWRRKCARGVCYYCGRRVPPHELTMDHRIPLSQGGRSEKSNLVPACKECNNRKKYLLPWEWEEYLEKLRKGGTSCAESSVTWEKDR from the coding sequence TTGCCGGAGGAGTGGATCCGGCGCGAACGGGAAAAGGCCCGGCGTCTGCGAAAGACCCGCTGGTGGCGCAGGAAGTGTGCGCGGGGGGTGTGCTATTACTGCGGAAGGCGGGTTCCTCCGCACGAACTCACCATGGATCACCGCATCCCCCTCTCCCAGGGAGGACGCTCGGAAAAGTCCAACCTGGTTCCGGCCTGCAAGGAATGCAATAATCGGAAGAAATACCTCCTGCCCTGGGAGTGGGAGGAATACCTGGAAAAACTCCGGAAAGGAGGAACCTCGTGTGCGGAATCATCGGTTACCTGGGAAAAAGACCGGTAA